Proteins co-encoded in one Nitrospirota bacterium genomic window:
- the nrfH gene encoding cytochrome c nitrite reductase small subunit, with protein MDGSRSKKVILFIVIAGVAGVAVFLFFLIGPPKLMAKTDEPDFCVKCHVMESQYESWIHAGAHRRKKCVDCHLPHENKGIYYLEKARYWLKTGLVFYSGRVPEEIKVSSRGRKVLQTNCVRCHDITLLPADTERRCWDCHRRVTHKLTGIIKTF; from the coding sequence GTGGATGGATCCAGATCGAAGAAGGTTATCTTATTTATTGTCATTGCTGGCGTCGCCGGAGTTGCCGTGTTTCTTTTCTTCTTGATTGGTCCACCAAAACTAATGGCAAAGACTGACGAACCTGATTTTTGTGTTAAGTGCCATGTTATGGAATCCCAATACGAGTCTTGGATACATGCGGGGGCTCATAGGAGAAAAAAGTGCGTCGACTGCCATTTGCCCCATGAGAACAAAGGAATCTATTATCTCGAGAAGGCGAGATACTGGTTGAAGACGGGTTTGGTTTTCTATTCCGGCAGGGTTCCAGAAGAGATTAAAGTGTCATCTCGTGGAAGAAAGGTTTTACAGACTAACTGTGTAAGATGTCACGATATAACGCTGTTGCCCGCAGACACAGAGAGAAGATGCTGGGACTGCCATAGGAGAGTTACACATAAACTCACTGGCATAATAAAAACATTTTAA